GTCGCGTGGCGGTGGGGCGGGGGGCTTGGTCATGGCGTATCGGTGCGCATCACAGGCAGGATGCCTGTCCCACTGGTCTACCCGTTGGCGACTTCGGGCCGGAGCGTGACGATGTTGGGGAGGTTTCGGTACTGGTCGTCGTAGTCGAGCCCGTAGCCGACGACGAAGGCGTCGGGGATATCGAAGGCGACGTAGTCGACGGGGAAGTCCATCGCCTCGGGGCGTTGCTTGCGCAGCAGCACGCAGGTGTGCATCGTCGCCGGGCCGCGGCGTTTGAGCTCTTCGGTGACGCGCTGAAGGGTTCGGCCCGAGTCGAGGATGTCATCGACCAAGAGGATGTGGTGACCCGTGAGGTCGTCGGGCAGGCGGGAGAGGTCGCTGATCTCAACCTTGCCGGTGGATTCGGTGGCGGTGCCGGGGTAGGAACTCGCGCTCATGGGGAAGATCTGCATACGTAGCGGCAGCCGGCGGACCAGGTCGGCGACGAAGATGATGCTGCCGGTCATGACCGGGACGATGGTGAGCGTGTTGTGGGGGTCGGAGTCCTCGGCGATGCCGGTGGCCTGTTCGATGTCGGCGGTGATCTGCCGCGCGAGGTCGTCCAGGCGGTCCGCGATGACGCCGGCGTCGAGGAGGATGCGTTCGATATCGCCTTGCATCGCGGCAGTGTAACAACCCGGCCCGCCCTCGCTGACCGCAAGGCACGCCACACCGGCGACTTAGCGGCCCCGAACTCCCCCGGACTCGCCGGTTTTCCCTTGACCAATCCCGGCCCAGCCCTGACAATGGCTTCCTTCCGGCCCACCCCGCCCGACCGCTCCCACCCGGCGATCCCACCATGATGAAGTTTGCAACGAAGTTGTATCCCGGCCTGTCCCGCAGCCGACGCGCTGTCCGCCAACTCGCCCTCGCCTGTGCCGCGTTTTCGGTCGTCGGGTTTACCGGCTGCGAGCTGATGCACCACAAGACCGACGCCCCGCCCGCCGCCGAGCCCGGCGCGACCTTCACCGGCGAGCCCTACCTCCGCGGCACCGTTCAGTCCTACGGCACGCTGGTCAACAACCTCCCGCTGCTCGTCTCGGGCTACGGCATGGTTGTTGACCTCAACGGCACGGGCTCCAACGAAGTCCCCGCCTTCCTCCGCGAGTGGCTCATCACCGAGATGCGACGCAACAACGTCGGCTCGGCCGACTTCGGCACCGACCACCTCAGCCCGCAACGCGCGCTCTCCGACACCGGCTCGTCCATCGTCGCGGTCGAAGGCTTCATCCCGCCCGGCGCGACGCCAGGCTCGAAGTTTGACCTGCTGGTCACCATGATCGACCAGAACTCGACGTCGCTCTCGGGCGGCCGACTGTTCTGGCCCACGACGATGACGCAGAACGGGCTCAACAGCCAGCTCTCCTACAGCCGACCGATGGCCAGCGGCTACGGTGCGATGTACGTCAACCCGATCCCCGAGGACGGCGAACAGATCGAGTTTTTGCGCCAAGCACTCGTCGTCGATGGCGGCACCGTGACCGAGCCCCGGCAGGTCCAGATGATCCTCAACCAGCGCAGCCGACTGCGTGCCCGGCAGATCGCGGACCGGATCAACGAGCGTTTCCCCGCAGGCCGAGAAGACCGCCTGCAGACGGCCGTGCCCAAAGACGACCT
The sequence above is a segment of the Phycisphaeraceae bacterium D3-23 genome. Coding sequences within it:
- the hpt gene encoding hypoxanthine phosphoribosyltransferase, with amino-acid sequence MQGDIERILLDAGVIADRLDDLARQITADIEQATGIAEDSDPHNTLTIVPVMTGSIIFVADLVRRLPLRMQIFPMSASSYPGTATESTGKVEISDLSRLPDDLTGHHILLVDDILDSGRTLQRVTEELKRRGPATMHTCVLLRKQRPEAMDFPVDYVAFDIPDAFVVGYGLDYDDQYRNLPNIVTLRPEVANG